GCCGAGGAACAGGTCGGCCGAGCGCTGGTACAGCTGGCAGGACAGCCGGCCGTCGGCCACGTAGAACTGGAACAGCGCGTGGCACGGCGGCAGGGCCATCTGGTCGACCTCCGCCGGGTTCCAGGCGGTGACGACGTGCCGGCGCGAGTCCGGGTTGGCGCGCAGCTGCTCGACGAGCCGCTCGATCTGGTCGATGTGCCCGCCGTCGGGCGTCGGCCACGCGCGCCATTGGACGCCGTACACCGGGCCGAGGTCGCCGTTCTCGTCGGCCCACTCGTCCCAGATGCTCACCCCGCGCTCCTGCAGCCACCGGACGTTCGAGTCGCCGCGCAGGAACCACAGCAGCTCGAGGGCGACGGACCGGAAGTGCACCTTCTTGGTGGTCAGCAGCGGGAAGCCGGCCTGCAGGTCGTACCGCAGCTGGTGACCGAAGATCGACCGGGTGCCGGTCCCCGTGCGGTCCGCCTTGGGCGTACCGGTCTCGAGCACGAGGCGCAGCAGGTCTTCGTACGGCGTGGGGATCTGCGAAGGCATGCCCCCAGGGTAGTGCGCCGGTGCCGGACCGCCGGGGGCCGTCACCCACGCGGCGGCCCGTACTCCACACGGCCCCACCGACCGCGGGCACCGCACCCGGGGGCTGCGCGCCACGCTGCTGTGGGCAGCGCTGCCCACGGCAGCACGGCGAGCCGGCGCCACCCCGCCGGGCGGACAGTGGCCCCATGACTGACGACACCCGGCGCCCGGGAGCGGCGCTCGACGACGTGCTCTACCGATCCCTGTTCGAGAGGCGGACGCTCGTGCTCGGCGAGCCGCTCGAGGACTGGAACAGCAACCGCATCTGCCATGGTCTGCTGCTGCTCGCGCTCGACGACTCGGACGCCGACATCCGGCTGCTGATCAGCTCTCCGGGCGGCTCGGTCCCCGGCATGCTGGCGATCCGCGACTGCATGCGCGCCATCCCGAACGACGTCGTCACGGTCAACATCGGTATGGCCTACAGCGCCGGGCAGTTCCTGCTGAGCTCGGGCACCCGCGGCAAGCGTTTCGCGATGCCGCACGCCAAGGTGCTGCTGCACCAGGGATCCGCCGGCATCGGCGGGACGGCGATGGACATCGCGATCCAGGCGGGTGATCTGCGCAGCACTCGTGACGTCGTGCTGAGCCTGGTCGCCGAGGACACCGGCCAGGACGTCGCCACCATCGAGCGCGACTCCCGGCGCGATCGGTGGTTCACCGCGCAGGAGGCGAAGGCCTACGGTTTCGTCGACCACGTCGTCGGTGACATCGACGACGTGCTGCCGATCCGGCGGCACCCGGTGGGATGGGGCGCCCGCTCGTGAGCAGCTACGCGATCCCGTACGTGACCACGCGCACCAGCGGTGGCGAGCGCACCGTCGACATCTACAGCCGGCTGCTGTCCGACCGGATCGTCTACCTCGGGACGGCGATCGACGACGGCGTGGCGAACGCGATCATCGCGCAGCTGATCCACCTCGAGTCCGAGAGCCCGGAGCAGCCCGTCGACCTCTACATCAACTCGCCCGGCGGCTCGATCCCAGCGATGCTGGCAATCTACGATGCCATGCAGTACATCCGCCCAGAGGTGCACACGACCTGCGTCGGGCAGGCCGCGTCGACGGCCGCCGTCCTGCTGTCCGGTGGCGAGCAGGGCCGCCGCGCGATCCTGCCGCACGGGCGTGTGGTGATCCACGCCCCGGCCGCGGAGGGCAGGGGAGCGATCCCCGACCTGATCCTCGAGGCGGAGGAGGTCGAGCGGGTCCGCACGATGCTCGAGGAGATCCTGGCGCGGCACACGGGCAAGACGGCGAGGCGCATCCGGGAGGACACCGAGCGCGACCTGATCCTGTCGGCCGACGCGGCGGCGGAGTACGGCGTCGTGGACGCCGTGGTCCGCGTCCGGGAAGCGGGCTGACCTACGCGGCCAGGCAGACCGGACCGGAGAGCCGGTCGGCGACCCGCGACGCGACGTCGGCCATCCGCAGTCCCAGCGCGCCCCCGACGGCCGACAGCACCTCGGAGGAGGCGTCCTTGCGGCCGCGTTCGATCTCGGAGAGGTACTGCGGGGCGATGCCGGCACGTCGAGCGACGTCCACGATGCGCTGACCGCGCTCCCGGCGCTCCTCGCGCAGCACCTCGCCCGCGGCCTCCCGCCAGAGCGGCTCGGGCGCCGGCGCCGACGGCCGGTCGGGGCGGGGGAGCGGAACGACGTTCGTCATGGCTCGAGCATAGGTCCGCACGTCCGGTGGTTCACCGGATGCGGTGGGATGTACCCCGCTGGGCGGACGTTAGCGGGGCACATCCCACCGCGAGACGCACCTGCCAGAATCGGGGCATGCCGGCCAAACCACTGAAGCTCCGCAAGGACCTCGACGTCCTCGACGTGCTGCTGGCTCGCCGCGACGCCGGCACGCGGGCCGGGGAGCACGACGACGGGCACAAGGTGGCCGTCGTCGTCGGCGGCGGCGGGATGCGCGGCGGCTCCACCGGCGGCATGGTGCTGGCGCTCGAGGAAGCCGGCCTCAGCGACTGCTTCGACGTCGCCTACGGCTCGTCGTCGGGGGCGTTCATCGCCGCCGCCATGATCCACCGACGTGGCTCGGCCGCGAGCAAGGTCTTCATGGACGACATGTCGTCGCCGGAGTTCATCGACCTCAAGCGGCTGTGGAAGCGCTCCCCGGTCATGTCCCTCGACCACCTGCTCGACGAGATCCTGACGCACAGCAAGCCGATCGACTGGGACGCCGCGCTCGCGCACCCGGTCCCGCTGCACGTGGTGGTCACCGACGCCGAGACCCTCCAACCGGTCGACCTCGGCGTGCTGAGCACGCGGGAGCGCTGGCGGCAGGCGTTCCGCGCGACGTCGGCGGTTCCCGGGTTCGCCGGAGGCGCGATCGAGATCGACGGCCGGCCGTACATCGACGGCTCGGTGTCGGAGCCGCTGCCGGCCATGCGGGCGGTCCGCGACGGCGCGACCCACGTGCTCGCGCTGATCGCGTGGAGCGAGGAGCGGCTGCTCGCACGCAAGCGCTCGTTCTACTCGCTCTGCGAGCGGCGCGCGCTGAACCAGGTCGTCCGCGGCCTCGGGGGGATGGCGCAGGGGCGGCTGCACTACGCGCGCGAGCTGACCGCGCTGCGTACTGTGGCGGCGCGGGTCTATGCGATGGCGAACCCCGTGTCGACCGGGGTGAAGAGCCTGACCCGCGACCTGCCGAAGCTCGAGCGCGATGCGGCGCTCGGGTACGTCACGGCGCAGGCCGCGCTGTACCGGTCGATCACCGACGACCACGAGCGGAGGACACCATGACGCGTGCCGTGACCAGCGGGCTGATCGTCGTCGACAAGCCCGCCGGAATCACCTCCCACGACGTCGTCGCCCGGATGCGCAAGATCGTCGGTACCCGCAAGATCGGGCACGCCGGCACGCTGGATCCCATGGCCACCGGGATCCTGGTGCTCGGCGTCGAGCGCGCCACCAAGCTGCTGGGCTACCTCATGGGGCACGACAAGACCTACCGCGCGACCGTGCGGCTGGGCGAGAGCACCACGACCGACGACCGCGAGGGCGAGACCGTCGAGCGGCACGGCGCCGCCGGGTTGGGCGAGCAGCAGATCCGGGACGCCTTCGCCACCCAGGTCGGCCGGATCGCGCAGGTCCCGTCGGCGGTCTCCGCGATCAAGGTCGCCGGCCGGCGGGCCTACGACCTGGTGCGCGAGGGCGAGGAGGTCGCGCTCGCACCGCGCGAGGTGACGGTGCACTCCATCGACATCGATCGAATCAGCCTCGGAGAGCTCGCCGACGTGGACGTCGTCGTGCACTGCAGCTCCGGGACCTACATCCGGGCGATCGCCCGGGACGTCGGTGCGCTGCTCGGCGTCGGCGGCCACCTCACCGCCCTGCGGCGGACCGCCAGCGGGGACGTCGACGAGTCGGTCGCGCTGACCCTGGAGCAGATCGCGGACCTGGACGACCCGGTCGCCGTACCGCTCGACGACGCCGTGCGACGCACCTTCCGCACCCGCGCGCTCACCGCCGACGAGGCCCGCGAGCTCAGCTTCGGACGGCGCATCTCCCCGGCGGGCGCGCAGAACGACGTGGTCGGCGCGCTCGACCCCGACGGCCACGCGATCGCGCTGGTCGACGGCAGCGGCAAGCCGCGAGTGGTCTTCGCCCCCGCCTGACCTAGGATCGTGAGTTGTCCAGCCCGCACCCGCCTTGGAAGGTTGCCCCTTGAGTACCGCGACGGCGTCCCTGCCCACCCAGCTCGCTGACGGGCTCCCGCTGCGTGTCGTACCCAACGCCAACCCCCGTCCGGCCGCCGAGCGCGAGGCGATCCTCGCCGACCCCGGCTTCGGGCAGCAGTTCACCGACCACATGGTGATCGTCCGGTGGTCGGCCGACCGCGGCTGGCACGACGCCACCCTGCAGGCCTATCAGCCGTTCTCGCTCGACCCGGCGGCCGCCGTCCTGCACTACGCGCAGGAGATCTTCGAGGGCCTCAAGGCCTACCAGCGCTCCGACGGCACGATCGCGTCGTTCCGCCCGGAGGCCAACGCCGAGCGCTTCGTGACCAGCGCGCGCCGGCTGGCGATGCCGGAGCTGCCGCCCGAGGCCTTCGTGGCCGCCTGTGACGCGCTCGTCCTCGCCGACCGTGCGTGGATCCCGACCGGCGGCGAGATGAGCCTGTACCTGCGGCCCTTCATGATCGCCACCGAGCCGTTCCTCGGCGTGCGCCCGAGCAAGGAGTACGTGTTCTGCGTGATCGCGTCCCCGGCGGCCGGCTACTTCGGCGGGACCGTCAAGGGCGTCAGCGTGTACGCCAGCGAGGACTACGTGCGGGCCGTCCCCGGCGGCACCGGGGAGGCCAAGTGCGGCGGCAACTACGCCGCCTCGCTGCTCGCCCAGGCGCAGGCCGCCGACGAGGGCTGCGACCAGGTGGTCTGGCTGGACGGCGTCGAGCGCAAGTACGTCGAGGAGATGGGTGGCATGAACCTGTTCTTCGTGTACGGCGCCGACCCCGACGCGGTCGAGATCGTGACGCCGGACCTGAGCGGGTCGCTGCTGCCGGGCATCACCCGCCGCTCGCTCATCGAGGCGGCCGGCGACCTCGGCATCGCCGCGAGCGAACGGCGCATCTCGCTGGAGCAGTGGCGCGCCGACGTCGCGAGCGGAGCGATCACCGAGACGTTCGCCTGCGGCACCGCCGCGGTCATCACGCCGGTGTACACCTGCAAGGCCCGCACCGGCGACTTCGAGGTCGGGTCCGAGCCGGGGCCGGTCACCATGCGGCTGCGCGAGCACCTGCTCGGCGTCCAGCACGGCACCATCGAGGACACCCACCACTGGATCCACACGATCGGATAACCGCGATGCTGCGCTGGAGACGAGCCGACAACGCACCTGCCGACTGGGGCCGTTGCGTGATGTCCATCGGGCAGTACGACGGCGTCCACCTGGGCCATCAGGCGCTCATCGCCGAGACCGTGCGGCGGGCCCAGGAGGCCGGGCTGCCCTCGCTGGTGATGACCTTCGACCCGCATCCGCGGGAGGTGCTCAAGCCCGGCTCGCACCCGCCGATCCTTACGCCGCTGCGGCGCAAGGCCGAGCTCATCGAGCAGTGCGGCGTCGACGCGCTCTGCGTCGTGCCGTTCACCCAGTCCTTCGCGAAGCTCAGCCCCCGGGAGTTCGTGCACGAGGTCGTGGTGGCGCACCTGCATCCCGAGCAGATCATCGTCGGCGACAACTTCACCTTCGGCCACAAGGCCGCCGGCACGGTCGAGACGCTGACCGAGCTCGGCCGGACGTTCGGCTTCGAGGTCGAGTCGCTCGGGCTGGTCAACGAGGGCAGCCACGAGATCTCCTCGACCTACATCCGGTCCTGCGTCGACGCCGGCGACATGCGCAAGGCGGCGGCGGCGCTCGGGCGGCCGCACCGCATCGAGGGCCTCGTCGTCCGCGGCGACATGCGCGGCCGCGGGCTCGGCTACCCGACCGCGAACCTGCGCCCCCCGATGTACTCCGCGATCCCGGCGGACGGCGTGTACGCCGGGTGGATGACGGTGCGCGACCAGCCGCGGGCCGCGGCCATCTCCGTGGGCACCAACCCCACCTACTCCGGGACCGAACGGCGGGTCGAGTCGTTCCTGCTGGACTTCGAGGGCGACCTGTACGGCGAGCAGGTGCAGATCGACTTCATCGACCGGATCCGGACGATGCAGCGCTTCGACTCCTCCGAGGCGCTGGTGGAGGCGATCGCCGACGACGTCGCCGCGACACGGCGGATCCTCGACGCCGCCGGCTGAGCCCGTGGGGACCGTCACCGGTTCCGGGCGGCCTCCGCGGCCTGCTGCCGCGTGCACGCTGATATGCTGGTCGACGGCCCATCAGCGGCCACGCGTGACTGTCACATTCTCCCGTGGGTAAGACCGGGGGGCGCGCGCGATCTACCGAGGAGAGAACATGGCTCTGTCGAGCGAGAAGAAGTCCGAGATCATCAACGACAACAAGACCAGCGAGTCCGACACCGGTTCGCCTCAGGTGCAGATCGCGATGCTGACTGATCGCATCAAGTCGCTGACCGAGCACCTCAAGACCCACAAGCACGACCACCACAGCCGTCGTGGCCTGCTGCTCATGGTCGGCCGGCGCCGTCGCCTGCTGAACTACCTGGCCAAGAGCGACCTCGACGCGTACCGCGCGCTGCTGGCGAAGCTCGGCCTGCGCCGCTAGTCGTCGATCGAGGGAGTGGTCCGCCGGATCACTCCCTCTTCGGTTCCGAGAAGGTCGCTGCCTTCGCGGACACACCTGAATAACGCGCCGTGGGATACGCTCACGGCACACCCTGCGCTCGCGCCGGCGATGAGCCTGCTCGCTGACGCTGGCCCTCGGTGGTGGTCACCGGATCTGCCTGAGCAGCCGCCGTTGACTTCGATCGAAGACCGGCTCAGCCACC
This is a stretch of genomic DNA from Cumulibacter manganitolerans. It encodes these proteins:
- a CDS encoding patatin-like phospholipase family protein gives rise to the protein MPAKPLKLRKDLDVLDVLLARRDAGTRAGEHDDGHKVAVVVGGGGMRGGSTGGMVLALEEAGLSDCFDVAYGSSSGAFIAAAMIHRRGSAASKVFMDDMSSPEFIDLKRLWKRSPVMSLDHLLDEILTHSKPIDWDAALAHPVPLHVVVTDAETLQPVDLGVLSTRERWRQAFRATSAVPGFAGGAIEIDGRPYIDGSVSEPLPAMRAVRDGATHVLALIAWSEERLLARKRSFYSLCERRALNQVVRGLGGMAQGRLHYARELTALRTVAARVYAMANPVSTGVKSLTRDLPKLERDAALGYVTAQAALYRSITDDHERRTP
- a CDS encoding ClpP family protease — translated: MTDDTRRPGAALDDVLYRSLFERRTLVLGEPLEDWNSNRICHGLLLLALDDSDADIRLLISSPGGSVPGMLAIRDCMRAIPNDVVTVNIGMAYSAGQFLLSSGTRGKRFAMPHAKVLLHQGSAGIGGTAMDIAIQAGDLRSTRDVVLSLVAEDTGQDVATIERDSRRDRWFTAQEAKAYGFVDHVVGDIDDVLPIRRHPVGWGARS
- the truB gene encoding tRNA pseudouridine(55) synthase TruB — translated: MTRAVTSGLIVVDKPAGITSHDVVARMRKIVGTRKIGHAGTLDPMATGILVLGVERATKLLGYLMGHDKTYRATVRLGESTTTDDREGETVERHGAAGLGEQQIRDAFATQVGRIAQVPSAVSAIKVAGRRAYDLVREGEEVALAPREVTVHSIDIDRISLGELADVDVVVHCSSGTYIRAIARDVGALLGVGGHLTALRRTASGDVDESVALTLEQIADLDDPVAVPLDDAVRRTFRTRALTADEARELSFGRRISPAGAQNDVVGALDPDGHAIALVDGSGKPRVVFAPA
- a CDS encoding branched-chain amino acid aminotransferase gives rise to the protein MSTATASLPTQLADGLPLRVVPNANPRPAAEREAILADPGFGQQFTDHMVIVRWSADRGWHDATLQAYQPFSLDPAAAVLHYAQEIFEGLKAYQRSDGTIASFRPEANAERFVTSARRLAMPELPPEAFVAACDALVLADRAWIPTGGEMSLYLRPFMIATEPFLGVRPSKEYVFCVIASPAAGYFGGTVKGVSVYASEDYVRAVPGGTGEAKCGGNYAASLLAQAQAADEGCDQVVWLDGVERKYVEEMGGMNLFFVYGADPDAVEIVTPDLSGSLLPGITRRSLIEAAGDLGIAASERRISLEQWRADVASGAITETFACGTAAVITPVYTCKARTGDFEVGSEPGPVTMRLREHLLGVQHGTIEDTHHWIHTIG
- a CDS encoding helix-turn-helix domain-containing protein, which gives rise to MTNVVPLPRPDRPSAPAPEPLWREAAGEVLREERRERGQRIVDVARRAGIAPQYLSEIERGRKDASSEVLSAVGGALGLRMADVASRVADRLSGPVCLAA
- a CDS encoding bifunctional riboflavin kinase/FAD synthetase — translated: MLRWRRADNAPADWGRCVMSIGQYDGVHLGHQALIAETVRRAQEAGLPSLVMTFDPHPREVLKPGSHPPILTPLRRKAELIEQCGVDALCVVPFTQSFAKLSPREFVHEVVVAHLHPEQIIVGDNFTFGHKAAGTVETLTELGRTFGFEVESLGLVNEGSHEISSTYIRSCVDAGDMRKAAAALGRPHRIEGLVVRGDMRGRGLGYPTANLRPPMYSAIPADGVYAGWMTVRDQPRAAAISVGTNPTYSGTERRVESFLLDFEGDLYGEQVQIDFIDRIRTMQRFDSSEALVEAIADDVAATRRILDAAG
- a CDS encoding thymidylate synthase translates to MPSQIPTPYEDLLRLVLETGTPKADRTGTGTRSIFGHQLRYDLQAGFPLLTTKKVHFRSVALELLWFLRGDSNVRWLQERGVSIWDEWADENGDLGPVYGVQWRAWPTPDGGHIDQIERLVEQLRANPDSRRHVVTAWNPAEVDQMALPPCHALFQFYVADGRLSCQLYQRSADLFLGVPFNIASYALLTHMLAQQADLEVGDFVWTGGDCHIYDNHVEQVRRQLAREPRPYPTLRLRKAASIFDYEYDDIEIVGYDPHPGIAAPVAV
- a CDS encoding ClpP family protease; the protein is MSSYAIPYVTTRTSGGERTVDIYSRLLSDRIVYLGTAIDDGVANAIIAQLIHLESESPEQPVDLYINSPGGSIPAMLAIYDAMQYIRPEVHTTCVGQAASTAAVLLSGGEQGRRAILPHGRVVIHAPAAEGRGAIPDLILEAEEVERVRTMLEEILARHTGKTARRIREDTERDLILSADAAAEYGVVDAVVRVREAG
- the rpsO gene encoding 30S ribosomal protein S15, with translation MALSSEKKSEIINDNKTSESDTGSPQVQIAMLTDRIKSLTEHLKTHKHDHHSRRGLLLMVGRRRRLLNYLAKSDLDAYRALLAKLGLRR